The proteins below are encoded in one region of Pirellulales bacterium:
- a CDS encoding Ig-like domain-containing protein yields MSPADLNSQRQLWGSGCNRHPKPTRRNSGRRHFRPAFEQLESRRLLSTQSTAKPTLVLVPPAGSSVPLANSAPPGGALTPSQLRHAYGFDQTTFSYSAVQGDGSGQTIAIIDAYDDPNILGDLQQFDTYFGLPAPPTFTKVSQTGSTTAFPGTDPAGAGNNSWELETSLDVEWAHVLAPGANILLVEANSGSDPDLYAAVDYARNVPSVTVVSMSFGREEHSSDLGDNSHFTTPINHTGVTFLASTGDAGQPAEYPAYSPNVVAVGGTTLTVDANGNRVPQPGDGGIGESGWSGSGGGISTIEPQPAYQNGVVTRFSSSVRTAPDVAFDAGTYVAIYDSWDYGTTPWMQTGGTSFSVVAWGALIAVANQGRAINELASLDGATGTLPKLYSLPSADFNDIIIGSNGSNAGPGYDLVTGLGSPIVPSVVAGLIGPYTVSSSRPSAAGTVTSPPTSFTVVFSSPYATTNVSAAALQVNGIPADSVTQTDAKTLTFRFNSSPVTTLGLQTMSIAAGKIARRSDGVSLSSFSATFTYIVFPTPLASISPDGSLIYQNSVGGSIDFAGGTESFALSVAAGQTLTVLVTPAAGLQPGVVVDGPGVLTSASSIAAGTPVILQTTPIPTTGTYTFNIDGLSDTIGSYVVQAYLNAALSTSAHGGAANNSVTTAQNIDPSFIALGNSAQRGAVAGAITTHHRSASDAFGYQAATVAQQFDDISSTGSAILKGVDDGFVSVGLSGTFAFNFYGTSYATFNVSSNGLITLGSGTGTSAYANSNLQSSPSGPTIAPLWADLVVSGSANSDVYWQVKGSGSNQRLVVQWNDVSFTNGNNAGLVTFEAILDADGTILFNYLNLNSGDFGAGGVTATLGVKASGDQSSAGNSLLLSYKSTNSPYIGSGVSTEIGVGLSVPDDYAFSLTAGQTAMLVVTSQSAGAVTLVLQNAQGTTLASGTTLNTDVGQAIEGFVAPKAGTYYAAVSGDDGTPYTLVIDRNSDFDTKTGTNFAAAQNISGTRGVLGAILDATPDDWYAVDLNAGMSLSVQTYIIPGGGPAQFVNNLSPQIQLYSPSDVLLGSVAGNQSIIQQAAVSGFYRIHVSGGGTTGEYFLNTVVDATPPTATITPVSPSPRNSTVAQMQIVFNEPVTGFVLASLSLTRDGGANLLTASQTFSTSDNATFTLGNLAQLTGSSGTYTLTLTASGSGIADAAGSPLAVNTASSFVIDLTPPTVAITPVGPNPQISAVAQLNIVFSEPVTEFVLAALSLAQNDGANLLTSSQTLTTSDNTTFTLGNLASLTDTPGTYVLTLTAAGSGIIDAAGNALVNGASTSFVENVPAQVTTSGDSGTGTLRQALLNAAGAPGLTHTIQFDLPAGSQTINLLAPLPAIADQLIAALDATQHVTVASSSTAAWDTYSALTKIGAGTLTFTEAKSFNGNMQLDGGSLRFNEPATPTFSPGVTVTIMADAQLELAGNISDLTGGSNSVNISNNSTAAAGILVSGTDQLVGIIDGTGNLVVNSGSDLTANSIRQSALIIGGSASAFGMVTIAPSDLDGNALAPAALDSNSGANGGAAATNRLPVAASASRSAVSSIFARSAAAAKRVDGRSEALLARGSDQWRSSSSASGSTRPSSEPQPSATWMALARVTIAAISPAANQPPPPFCRSSLGGSEIMQTEIPLPALSDVRSPSTGFRHFGALDKVIASGWEITNDNYWSGWERVDGQTVYGEPSAAGLADNLLELL; encoded by the coding sequence ATGTCGCCAGCAGATTTGAATTCGCAGCGACAACTGTGGGGATCGGGCTGTAATCGTCATCCCAAGCCAACTCGGCGGAACTCCGGCAGGCGGCACTTTCGCCCGGCGTTCGAGCAGCTTGAATCGCGCCGGCTGCTGTCGACGCAATCCACGGCGAAGCCGACCTTGGTGCTTGTCCCTCCCGCCGGCAGCTCGGTTCCACTAGCCAATTCCGCGCCTCCCGGCGGTGCCCTCACTCCGAGCCAGCTCCGCCACGCCTACGGCTTCGACCAAACGACATTCTCCTATAGCGCAGTCCAGGGCGATGGCTCTGGTCAGACGATTGCGATCATCGACGCCTACGACGATCCGAATATTCTCGGCGACTTGCAGCAGTTCGACACGTATTTTGGTCTGCCCGCCCCCCCGACCTTCACGAAGGTCAGCCAAACCGGTAGCACGACCGCTTTTCCCGGAACCGATCCGGCCGGAGCAGGAAACAATTCCTGGGAGCTGGAAACCTCGCTGGACGTCGAGTGGGCACATGTTTTGGCCCCAGGCGCCAACATCCTTCTGGTAGAGGCCAATAGCGGCTCAGACCCAGATTTGTACGCGGCCGTGGATTACGCTCGCAACGTGCCGAGCGTGACCGTCGTATCGATGAGCTTCGGTCGCGAGGAGCACTCGAGCGATCTTGGCGACAATTCGCATTTTACAACTCCCATCAATCATACCGGTGTCACATTCTTGGCCTCGACCGGTGACGCCGGACAACCTGCAGAATATCCCGCCTATTCGCCCAACGTCGTCGCGGTCGGCGGCACCACCCTGACGGTGGATGCCAACGGCAATCGTGTCCCACAACCTGGCGACGGCGGGATCGGCGAGTCCGGTTGGAGCGGCAGCGGCGGCGGGATCAGCACGATTGAGCCACAGCCGGCTTATCAAAATGGCGTGGTAACGCGGTTCAGCAGCTCGGTGCGCACGGCGCCGGACGTTGCTTTCGACGCCGGAACCTACGTAGCGATTTACGATTCGTGGGATTACGGCACGACTCCCTGGATGCAAACCGGCGGCACCAGCTTCTCGGTGGTTGCATGGGGCGCCCTGATTGCAGTCGCAAATCAGGGGCGTGCTATCAATGAACTGGCCTCGCTGGACGGCGCAACGGGCACGCTCCCGAAGCTATATTCTTTGCCCAGCGCCGACTTCAACGACATCATCATTGGTAGCAACGGCAGCAATGCCGGGCCTGGGTACGATCTCGTGACCGGTCTTGGCTCGCCCATCGTGCCGTCGGTGGTCGCCGGGCTGATCGGTCCCTACACCGTAAGCTCGTCCAGGCCGTCGGCTGCCGGGACCGTCACGTCCCCGCCGACCAGTTTCACCGTCGTTTTCAGTTCCCCGTATGCAACGACGAATGTGTCGGCGGCCGCATTGCAGGTCAATGGAATTCCTGCCGACTCCGTGACGCAAACCGACGCGAAGACACTGACGTTTCGATTCAACTCCAGCCCCGTGACGACGCTGGGGCTCCAAACTATGTCGATTGCGGCCGGCAAAATCGCCCGAAGGAGCGATGGAGTTTCATTATCGTCTTTCAGCGCGACATTCACTTACATAGTCTTCCCCACGCCTCTCGCGTCAATTAGTCCGGACGGCTCGTTGATTTATCAGAACAGCGTCGGCGGCTCAATTGACTTTGCGGGCGGCACCGAATCGTTTGCGTTGTCGGTGGCTGCCGGACAAACGCTGACGGTGCTCGTCACGCCGGCCGCTGGCTTGCAACCCGGCGTCGTTGTCGACGGCCCCGGCGTATTAACTTCCGCGTCATCGATCGCTGCCGGCACGCCGGTCATCCTGCAAACTACACCGATCCCCACGACCGGTACGTATACGTTTAACATCGATGGGCTGAGCGACACTATTGGCAGTTATGTTGTACAGGCCTATTTGAACGCCGCACTTTCCACTTCTGCACATGGCGGAGCCGCCAACAATTCTGTGACGACCGCCCAGAACATCGACCCCAGCTTCATCGCGCTGGGGAACAGCGCCCAGCGCGGCGCCGTTGCCGGCGCGATCACGACGCACCATCGCTCTGCGTCCGATGCCTTCGGCTACCAGGCCGCCACGGTCGCCCAGCAGTTCGACGATATCAGTTCCACCGGCTCGGCGATTCTCAAGGGCGTTGACGATGGCTTTGTTTCGGTGGGTCTTAGTGGGACTTTCGCCTTCAACTTTTATGGCACCTCGTACGCAACGTTCAATGTTTCCAGTAATGGTCTAATTACTTTGGGAAGCGGCACTGGCACGTCCGCCTACGCTAACTCGAACCTGCAATCGTCGCCCAGCGGGCCGACCATTGCTCCGCTGTGGGCCGACTTAGTGGTGAGCGGCTCGGCAAATTCAGACGTGTATTGGCAGGTCAAGGGCTCCGGTAGCAACCAGCGACTGGTCGTGCAATGGAACGATGTGAGCTTTACCAATGGTAACAATGCCGGATTGGTCACGTTCGAGGCGATTCTCGACGCGGACGGCACGATCCTATTCAACTATCTGAATCTCAATAGCGGCGATTTCGGCGCCGGCGGCGTCACGGCCACCCTTGGAGTTAAGGCAAGCGGTGACCAATCCTCGGCCGGAAACTCCCTGCTTCTGTCATACAAGTCGACCAACAGCCCCTATATCGGTAGTGGTGTCAGCACTGAGATCGGGGTCGGACTGAGCGTTCCTGACGATTACGCCTTCAGTCTCACGGCCGGACAGACGGCGATGCTGGTCGTCACGTCTCAAAGCGCCGGCGCTGTTACTCTGGTTTTGCAGAACGCACAAGGCACCACATTGGCCAGCGGCACGACGCTTAATACCGACGTTGGCCAAGCCATCGAGGGCTTCGTGGCCCCCAAAGCCGGCACCTATTATGCCGCCGTAAGCGGCGACGATGGCACGCCATACACACTGGTTATCGATCGCAATTCCGATTTCGACACAAAAACTGGCACGAACTTCGCCGCGGCCCAGAATATCAGCGGAACCCGTGGCGTCCTGGGCGCGATTCTGGATGCGACCCCAGACGACTGGTATGCTGTCGACCTCAACGCGGGCATGAGCCTATCGGTCCAGACCTATATTATACCCGGCGGCGGGCCCGCACAATTCGTCAACAATCTGAGTCCGCAAATCCAGCTCTATAGCCCCTCCGATGTGCTCCTCGGTTCCGTCGCCGGGAACCAGTCGATCATTCAACAAGCGGCAGTCAGCGGATTCTATCGCATTCACGTTAGCGGCGGCGGCACGACCGGCGAGTATTTCCTCAATACCGTTGTCGACGCCACTCCACCCACTGCGACAATTACACCCGTCAGTCCTAGTCCGCGAAATTCGACCGTCGCACAAATGCAAATCGTCTTCAACGAGCCCGTCACGGGCTTTGTCTTGGCGTCGCTATCGCTGACACGAGACGGTGGTGCCAACCTGCTGACCGCGTCACAGACTTTTTCTACGAGCGACAACGCCACTTTCACGCTGGGGAACTTGGCCCAGCTCACCGGATCGAGCGGCACTTATACCCTCACGCTCACTGCGTCTGGCTCGGGCATCGCCGATGCGGCCGGGAGTCCGCTGGCCGTCAATACCGCGAGCAGTTTCGTCATCGACTTGACTCCACCGACCGTCGCGATCACCCCCGTTGGCCCCAATCCGCAAATCTCGGCGGTCGCGCAGCTGAACATCGTGTTTAGTGAGCCGGTGACTGAGTTCGTCTTGGCCGCGCTATCTCTCGCGCAGAACGATGGCGCTAACCTGCTTACCTCGTCGCAGACATTAACTACGAGCGACAACACAACCTTCACTCTCGGCAACTTGGCCAGCCTGACCGATACTCCAGGTACATATGTTCTGACCCTGACTGCGGCCGGGTCGGGAATAATTGATGCTGCGGGCAACGCTCTGGTCAACGGCGCCAGCACAAGCTTCGTTGAAAACGTGCCCGCCCAAGTCACGACCAGTGGAGACAGCGGCACGGGAACGCTGCGGCAAGCCTTGCTCAACGCCGCGGGAGCACCCGGCCTAACGCACACCATCCAGTTCGACTTGCCGGCCGGGTCTCAGACGATCAATCTGCTCGCGCCATTGCCCGCCATTGCTGATCAATTGATTGCGGCGCTGGATGCCACGCAGCACGTTACCGTCGCCTCTTCCTCGACCGCCGCTTGGGACACCTACAGCGCACTTACCAAAATTGGGGCGGGCACGCTGACTTTCACCGAAGCCAAAAGTTTCAACGGCAACATGCAGTTGGATGGCGGATCGTTGCGGTTTAACGAGCCGGCGACTCCGACGTTCAGTCCGGGAGTCACCGTCACGATTATGGCCGATGCGCAGCTCGAACTCGCTGGCAACATCTCGGACCTGACCGGCGGTTCGAACAGTGTCAATATTAGCAACAACAGCACCGCGGCCGCTGGCATCCTGGTATCTGGCACCGATCAATTGGTCGGCATAATCGACGGCACGGGCAACTTAGTGGTCAACTCCGGCAGCGATCTGACGGCTAATTCCATTCGCCAGTCCGCATTGATAATAGGTGGCTCGGCTAGTGCTTTTGGCATGGTCACGATCGCTCCGAGCGATCTCGACGGCAATGCACTTGCCCCGGCAGCACTGGACTCAAACAGCGGCGCAAATGGCGGGGCCGCTGCGACAAATCGATTGCCGGTCGCGGCGAGCGCTTCGCGCTCCGCTGTCTCGTCGATCTTTGCGCGTTCCGCAGCCGCGGCGAAACGTGTTGACGGACGTTCCGAAGCACT